One Streptomyces sp. NBC_00102 DNA segment encodes these proteins:
- a CDS encoding beta-N-acetylhexosaminidase produces the protein MHTDTLTPEGADAPADPATALGLVPAPARTRAGDDAPFVMDAATTLAAGPGTGSTERWLRSTLGAAFGLPLAPGRAGGPGAVELLTDPGLEPEEYRLTAGAASGVRITGGSPAGVFRGAQTLRQLLGPGAFRRAPLAPGAPRTVPAVEIEDAPRFAWRGFMLDVARHFTPKDDVLRHLDLMAAHKLNVFHFHLTDDQGWRVEIKRYPRLTGRGAWRSRTKYGHRSSELWDETPYGGFYTQDDIREIVAYAAERHIRVVPEIEIPGHSQAAVAAYPELGNTDVTDTAALTPWDRWGVSTHVLAPTEAVLRFYEGVFEEILELFPAEVSPFVHVGGDECPKDEWKESPAAQARIEELGVGDEDGLQSWFIRHFDRWLTARGRRLIGWDEILEGGLPEGAAVSSWRGYAGGIAAAEAGHDVVMCPVQQVYLDYRQDDGPDEPIPIGYVRTLEDVYRFEPVPPGLSEEAARHVLGTQGNAWTEVMHNRGRVDYQVYPRLAALAEVAWSELPAPAARDFAGFTARMEAHYARLDALGVEYRPPGGPLPWQRRPGIGGHPIEGAPPVV, from the coding sequence ATGCACACGGACACGCTCACCCCGGAAGGCGCCGACGCGCCCGCCGACCCGGCCACCGCCCTCGGACTCGTACCGGCGCCCGCGCGCACCCGCGCCGGCGACGACGCCCCGTTCGTCATGGACGCGGCCACCACCCTGGCCGCCGGACCCGGCACCGGGTCCACCGAACGCTGGCTGCGGTCCACCCTCGGCGCCGCCTTCGGTCTCCCGCTCGCCCCGGGGCGGGCGGGCGGCCCCGGGGCGGTCGAGCTGCTCACCGACCCCGGCCTGGAGCCCGAGGAGTACCGGCTGACCGCGGGAGCGGCGAGCGGCGTACGCATCACCGGCGGCAGCCCCGCCGGGGTCTTCCGCGGCGCCCAGACGCTCCGCCAGCTCCTCGGCCCCGGGGCCTTCCGCCGCGCCCCCCTCGCCCCCGGCGCCCCGCGCACCGTCCCGGCCGTCGAGATCGAGGACGCCCCGCGCTTCGCCTGGCGCGGCTTCATGCTCGACGTCGCCCGCCACTTCACGCCCAAGGACGACGTGCTGCGCCACCTCGACCTGATGGCCGCGCACAAGCTGAACGTCTTCCACTTCCACCTCACCGACGACCAGGGCTGGCGCGTCGAGATCAAGCGGTACCCGCGCCTGACCGGGCGCGGCGCCTGGCGCTCCCGCACCAAGTACGGCCACCGCTCCTCCGAGCTCTGGGACGAGACCCCGTACGGCGGCTTCTACACCCAGGACGACATCCGCGAGATCGTCGCGTACGCCGCCGAGCGGCACATCCGGGTCGTCCCCGAGATCGAGATCCCCGGCCACTCCCAGGCCGCCGTCGCCGCCTACCCGGAACTCGGCAACACCGACGTCACCGACACCGCCGCCCTCACCCCCTGGGACCGCTGGGGCGTCAGCACCCACGTGCTGGCCCCCACCGAGGCGGTGCTGCGGTTCTACGAGGGCGTGTTCGAGGAGATCCTGGAGCTCTTCCCCGCCGAGGTCTCGCCGTTCGTGCACGTCGGCGGCGACGAGTGCCCCAAGGACGAGTGGAAGGAATCCCCCGCCGCGCAGGCCCGGATCGAGGAGCTCGGCGTCGGCGACGAGGACGGCCTCCAGTCCTGGTTCATCCGCCACTTCGACCGCTGGCTCACCGCCCGGGGCCGCCGGCTCATCGGATGGGACGAGATCCTGGAGGGCGGACTGCCCGAGGGTGCGGCCGTCTCCTCCTGGCGCGGGTACGCGGGCGGCATCGCCGCCGCCGAGGCCGGCCACGACGTGGTGATGTGCCCGGTGCAGCAGGTCTACCTCGACTACCGGCAGGACGACGGCCCCGACGAACCGATCCCCATCGGCTACGTCCGCACCCTGGAGGACGTCTACCGCTTCGAGCCGGTGCCGCCGGGCCTCTCCGAGGAGGCAGCCCGGCACGTCCTCGGCACCCAGGGCAACGCCTGGACCGAGGTCATGCACAACCGGGGCCGCGTCGACTACCAGGTCTACCCGCGCCTGGCCGCCCTCGCCGAGGTCGCCTGGAGCGAGCTGCCCGCCCCCGCCGCACGCGACTTCGCCGGGTTCACGGCCCGCATGGAGGCGCACTACGCCCGGCTGGACGCGCTGGGCGTCGAGTACCGCCCGCCGGGCGGCCCGCTGCCGTGGCAGCGCCGCCCCGGAATCGGCGGCCACCCCATCGAGGGCGCACCCCCGGTCGTGTGA
- a CDS encoding YqgE/AlgH family protein yields the protein MTEVSSLTGRLLVATPALADPNFDRAVVLLLDHDEEGSLGVVLNRPTPVEVGDILEPWAGLSGAPDVVFQGGPVALDSALGVAVIPGDEGPLGWRRVHGAIGLVDLEAPPQLLAAALGSLRIFAGYAGWGPGQLETELEEGAWYVVDSEPGDVASPQPEKLWRAVLRRQRSELAMIATYPDDPSLN from the coding sequence ATGACCGAGGTGTCCTCCCTCACAGGCCGGCTGCTGGTGGCCACACCCGCCCTCGCGGACCCGAATTTCGACCGCGCGGTGGTGCTCCTCCTCGACCACGACGAGGAGGGCTCGCTCGGCGTGGTCCTCAACCGCCCGACCCCGGTGGAGGTCGGCGACATCCTCGAACCCTGGGCCGGCCTGTCGGGCGCGCCCGACGTGGTCTTCCAGGGCGGGCCCGTCGCGCTGGACTCCGCGCTCGGGGTCGCCGTGATCCCCGGCGACGAGGGCCCGCTCGGCTGGCGCCGGGTGCACGGCGCGATCGGCCTGGTCGATCTGGAGGCCCCGCCGCAGCTGCTCGCGGCGGCCCTCGGCTCGCTGCGGATCTTCGCCGGATACGCGGGCTGGGGCCCCGGTCAGCTGGAGACCGAGCTGGAGGAGGGCGCCTGGTACGTGGTCGACTCGGAGCCCGGCGACGTCGCCTCCCCGCAGCCGGAGAAGCTCTGGCGGGCCGTCCTGCGGCGCCAGCGCAGCGAACTGGCCATGATCGCCACCTATCCCGACGACCCTTCGCTCAACTGA
- a CDS encoding 2Fe-2S iron-sulfur cluster-binding protein, producing the protein MSNENNPQQHGQQGEYDPEPRYGSWQPTRQGGEYDADATAFVQLPPEDLADAPLAAPGHGYVPPMILPLTPAAGHDPAAGGGWNARPQQDGQSYAENGSGTPGAVHWPDPNQQSPYAPYEQSAGHHTAQWNFTENTDGTGAADGPDTHQAGSGGYGPDTSVYGTHSGYGAAPAHEGYPPYTAPGAYEPPYEGEHGTQGLHDTADHTGHTDHTGHTDHAGHTDHAGHTDHAGHTDHAGHTSHAGQTDHTGLSDHAGHTGHVDLSGHGEPVGHTGQWAIPVADGDLPDESGEFAASRTFDQWYSGATPPATLPGGAPAPWATQEFAVPEPRAEDGREARPEPEFAPAPVPAPGADAHPEDGPPAELPDGRPVDAGDDPVRAAADTPGAAEDEPGHAPEAEAAPGAADGAPAVESPDAVDTPDVPDATDEADTAVAADTDPVPVADEDEVPAPVAESGPEGYEDGFAPEAYADGFAPEGHADGFVSDGFASEGALPEPEAVHLPSEHPGASYVLHVNGVDRPVADAWIGESLLYVLRERLGLAGAKDGCSQGECGACNVQVDGRLVASCLVPAATTAGSEVRTVEGLAVDGEPSDVQRALAKCGAVQCGFCIPGMAMTVHDLLEGNHAPSDLQTRQALCGNLCRCSGYRGVLDAVRDVVASRAASAEAAATSPAAAPAEISDVTAAAEGRIPHQAPPGAGGVQGPPRQGDAQ; encoded by the coding sequence GTGAGCAACGAGAACAACCCCCAACAGCACGGACAGCAGGGGGAGTACGACCCCGAGCCGCGTTACGGGTCCTGGCAGCCGACCCGCCAGGGCGGCGAGTACGACGCCGACGCGACGGCCTTCGTCCAGCTCCCCCCGGAGGACCTGGCCGACGCCCCGCTGGCCGCTCCCGGCCACGGCTACGTACCGCCGATGATCCTGCCGCTGACGCCCGCCGCGGGTCACGACCCGGCCGCCGGCGGCGGCTGGAACGCGCGGCCGCAGCAGGACGGGCAGAGCTACGCGGAGAACGGCTCCGGCACGCCCGGCGCGGTGCACTGGCCCGACCCGAACCAGCAGAGCCCGTACGCCCCGTACGAGCAGTCGGCCGGGCACCACACCGCCCAGTGGAACTTCACCGAGAACACCGACGGGACCGGCGCGGCGGACGGCCCCGACACCCACCAGGCAGGTTCCGGCGGGTACGGACCCGACACCTCGGTCTACGGGACGCACTCCGGCTACGGAGCGGCCCCGGCCCACGAGGGGTACCCGCCGTACACCGCGCCCGGGGCCTACGAGCCGCCCTACGAGGGCGAACACGGCACCCAGGGCCTCCACGACACCGCGGACCACACCGGGCACACGGACCACACCGGGCACACCGACCACGCCGGGCACACCGACCACGCCGGGCACACCGACCACGCCGGGCACACCGACCACGCCGGGCACACCAGTCACGCCGGACAGACGGACCACACCGGACTCTCGGACCACGCAGGGCACACCGGCCACGTGGATCTCTCCGGGCACGGCGAGCCCGTCGGGCACACCGGCCAGTGGGCGATCCCGGTCGCGGACGGGGATCTTCCGGACGAGTCCGGTGAGTTCGCCGCTTCCCGGACCTTCGACCAGTGGTACTCCGGCGCCACCCCGCCTGCCACGCTCCCCGGCGGCGCCCCCGCGCCCTGGGCGACCCAGGAATTCGCCGTGCCCGAACCCCGGGCCGAGGACGGGCGGGAGGCGCGGCCCGAACCGGAGTTCGCGCCGGCACCCGTACCGGCGCCCGGGGCGGACGCTCACCCGGAGGACGGGCCCCCGGCCGAACTGCCCGACGGCCGGCCGGTGGACGCCGGTGACGACCCGGTGCGGGCCGCCGCGGACACGCCGGGAGCGGCCGAGGACGAGCCCGGACACGCTCCGGAGGCGGAGGCCGCCCCCGGGGCCGCGGACGGGGCGCCCGCCGTGGAGTCGCCGGACGCGGTGGACACCCCGGATGTCCCGGATGCCACGGACGAGGCGGACACCGCGGTCGCCGCCGACACCGACCCGGTCCCGGTCGCCGACGAGGACGAAGTCCCGGCGCCGGTCGCCGAGTCCGGGCCCGAGGGCTACGAGGACGGTTTCGCTCCGGAGGCTTACGCCGACGGTTTCGCGCCCGAGGGCCACGCCGACGGTTTCGTGTCCGACGGTTTCGCTTCCGAGGGAGCTCTGCCCGAGCCGGAGGCCGTACACCTGCCGAGCGAGCACCCCGGCGCCTCGTACGTCCTGCACGTCAACGGCGTCGACCGCCCGGTCGCCGACGCCTGGATCGGCGAGTCGCTGCTCTACGTGCTCCGTGAGCGGCTCGGCCTGGCCGGTGCCAAGGACGGCTGCTCGCAGGGCGAATGCGGTGCCTGCAACGTCCAGGTCGACGGCCGGCTCGTCGCCTCCTGCCTCGTCCCCGCGGCCACCACCGCGGGCAGCGAGGTCCGTACGGTCGAGGGTCTCGCCGTCGACGGCGAACCCTCCGACGTGCAGCGCGCGCTCGCCAAGTGCGGCGCCGTCCAGTGCGGCTTCTGCATCCCCGGCATGGCCATGACCGTCCACGACCTGCTGGAGGGCAACCACGCCCCCAGCGATCTCCAGACGCGCCAGGCCCTGTGCGGCAACCTCTGTCGCTGTTCCGGCTACCGGGGCGTGCTCGACGCCGTACGCGACGTCGTGGCGTCCCGCGCCGCGAGCGCCGAGGCGGCCGCCACCTCCCCCGCCGCGGCCCCCGCCGAGATCTCGGACGTCACCGCCGCCGCGGAGGGGCGCATCCCGCACCAGGCGCCCCCCGGCGCTGGTGGCGTCCAGGGCCCGCCGCGTCAGGGAGACGCGCAGTGA
- a CDS encoding DUF3039 domain-containing protein: MSTLEPERGAGTGTLVEPTPQVSNGDGDHERYAHYVQKDKIMASALEGTPVVALCGKVWVPGRDPKKYPVCPMCKEIYESMGAGGDKDKGGKDKK; the protein is encoded by the coding sequence ATGAGCACTCTTGAGCCCGAGCGCGGGGCAGGTACGGGGACCCTCGTAGAGCCGACACCGCAGGTGTCGAACGGCGACGGCGACCACGAGCGCTACGCCCATTACGTCCAGAAGGACAAGATCATGGCGAGCGCCCTGGAGGGCACGCCCGTGGTCGCACTGTGCGGCAAGGTCTGGGTACCGGGGCGCGACCCCAAGAAGTACCCGGTCTGCCCGATGTGCAAGGAGATCTACGAGTCCATGGGCGCCGGTGGCGACAAGGACAAGGGCGGCAAGGACAAGAAGTAG
- the murA gene encoding UDP-N-acetylglucosamine 1-carboxyvinyltransferase: MTGTDDVLLVHGGTPLEGEIRVRGAKNLVPKAMVAALLGSGPSRLRNVPDIRDVRVVRGLLQLHGVTVRPGEEPGELVLDPTHVESANVADIDAHAGSSRIPILFCGPLLHRLGHAFIPGLGGCDIGGRPIDFHFDVLRRFGATIEKRADGQYLEAPQRLRGTKIRLPYPSVGSTEQVLLTAVLAEGVTELSNAAVEPEIEDLICVLQKMGAIISMDTDRTIRITGVDRLDGYTHRAIPDRLEAASWASAALATGGNIYVRGAQQRSMMTFLNTFRRVGGAFEIDDEGIRFWHPGGPLKAIALETDVHPGFQTDWQQPLVVALTQATGLSIVHETVYESRLGFTSALNQMGAHIQLYRECLGGSDCRFGQRNFLHSAVVSGPTKLQGADLVIPDLRGGFSYLIAALAAEGTSRVHGIDLINRGYENFMEKLEKLGAKVELPGGALV; encoded by the coding sequence ATGACCGGCACAGACGATGTCCTGCTTGTCCACGGCGGCACCCCGCTGGAGGGCGAAATTCGCGTCCGAGGCGCCAAGAACCTGGTGCCCAAGGCAATGGTCGCCGCACTGCTCGGCAGCGGTCCCAGCAGGCTGCGCAACGTCCCCGACATCCGCGACGTGCGGGTCGTGCGGGGTCTGCTGCAGCTGCACGGCGTGACGGTGCGTCCGGGTGAGGAGCCGGGCGAGCTGGTCCTGGACCCGACGCACGTCGAGAGCGCCAACGTCGCCGACATCGACGCCCACGCGGGCTCGTCCCGCATCCCGATCCTCTTCTGCGGTCCGCTGCTCCACCGCCTCGGCCACGCCTTCATCCCCGGTCTCGGCGGCTGCGACATCGGCGGCCGGCCCATCGACTTCCACTTCGACGTGCTGCGCCGCTTCGGTGCGACGATCGAGAAGCGGGCGGACGGGCAGTACCTGGAGGCCCCGCAGCGGCTGCGCGGTACGAAGATCCGCCTGCCGTACCCCTCGGTGGGCTCCACCGAGCAGGTGCTGCTGACGGCCGTGCTCGCCGAGGGCGTCACGGAGCTGTCGAACGCGGCCGTGGAGCCGGAGATCGAGGACCTCATCTGCGTACTGCAGAAGATGGGCGCGATCATCTCCATGGACACCGACCGGACCATCCGGATCACCGGTGTCGACAGGCTCGACGGGTACACCCACCGGGCGATCCCGGACCGCCTGGAGGCGGCTTCCTGGGCGTCGGCGGCGCTCGCGACCGGGGGCAACATCTACGTGCGCGGCGCCCAGCAGCGTTCGATGATGACCTTCCTCAACACCTTCCGCCGGGTCGGCGGGGCCTTCGAGATCGACGACGAGGGCATCCGCTTCTGGCACCCGGGCGGCCCGCTCAAGGCCATCGCGCTGGAGACGGACGTCCACCCGGGCTTCCAGACCGACTGGCAGCAGCCGCTGGTGGTGGCGCTGACGCAGGCGACCGGCCTGTCCATCGTCCACGAGACGGTGTACGAGTCCCGGCTCGGCTTCACCTCGGCGCTCAACCAGATGGGCGCGCACATCCAGCTGTACCGCGAGTGCCTGGGCGGTTCCGACTGCCGGTTCGGCCAGCGCAACTTCCTGCACTCCGCGGTCGTCTCCGGCCCGACGAAGCTCCAGGGCGCGGATCTGGTCATCCCCGACCTGCGCGGCGGCTTCTCGTACCTGATCGCGGCGCTCGCCGCCGAGGGCACCTCGCGGGTCCACGGCATCGACCTGATCAACCGCGGCTACGAGAACTTCATGGAGAAGCTGGAGAAGCTCGGCGCCAAGGTCGAGCTGCCCGGCGGAGCGCTGGTCTGA
- a CDS encoding xanthine dehydrogenase family protein molybdopterin-binding subunit, whose amino-acid sequence MTSDAATAANATSTTLPRIDGLPGASGAPGPEAPAHGIGASLPPADARAKTEGTFPYAADLWAEGLLWAAVLRSPHPHARILSIDTAAAATMPGVRAVVTHQDIPGETLYGRQVVDRPVFASDLVRHHGEAIAAVAADHPDTARLAAAAIAVEYEVLEPVTDPEKAFEAEPLHPDGNLVRHIPLRYGDPEATGEVVVDGLYRIGRQDPAPIGAEAGLAVPRPDGGVELYTASTDPHTDRDLAAACFGLEPDRVRVVVTGVPGATGDREDPGFQIPLGLLALRTGCPVKLAATREESFLGHAHRHPTLLRYRHHADAEGRLVKVEAQILLDAGAYADSSSESLAAAVAFACGPYVVPHAFIEGWAVRTNNPPSGHVRGEGAMQVCAAYEGQMDKLAAKLGIEPAEIRLRNTLSTGDLLPTGQTVTCPAPVAELLEAVRDFPLPTLPKDTPEEEWLLPGGPEGAGEPGAVRRGVGYALGMVHMLGAEGTDEVSTATVRVHDGIATVLCAAVETGQGFTTLARQIVQETLGIEEVHVAAVDTDQPPAGPATHGRHTWVSGGAVERAAKMVRTQLLQPLAHKFGMSVELLQIADGKITSYDGVLSTTVTEALDGKELWATAQCRPHPTEPLDESGQGDAFVGLAFCAVRAVVDVDIELGSVRVVEMAVAQDVGRVLNPAQLAARIEAGVTQGIGAALTENLRTARGLVRHPDLTGYALPTALDAPDIRIVKLVEERDVLAPFGAKPVSAVPVVTSPAAVAAAVRAATGRPINRLPVRPQAAVAAAPKS is encoded by the coding sequence GTGACCAGCGACGCGGCCACCGCGGCCAACGCGACCAGCACCACCCTGCCCCGGATCGACGGCCTGCCCGGCGCGTCCGGCGCTCCCGGCCCGGAGGCACCCGCGCACGGCATCGGCGCCTCGCTGCCGCCCGCCGACGCCCGCGCCAAGACCGAGGGCACCTTCCCGTACGCCGCGGACCTCTGGGCCGAGGGCCTGCTCTGGGCGGCCGTGCTCAGATCGCCGCACCCGCACGCCCGGATCCTCTCCATCGACACCGCGGCCGCCGCCACGATGCCCGGCGTGCGCGCGGTCGTCACCCACCAGGACATCCCCGGCGAGACCCTCTACGGCCGGCAGGTCGTGGACCGCCCGGTCTTCGCCTCCGACCTGGTGCGCCACCACGGCGAGGCCATCGCCGCCGTAGCCGCCGACCACCCGGACACCGCGCGCCTGGCCGCCGCCGCCATCGCCGTCGAGTACGAGGTCCTGGAGCCGGTCACCGACCCGGAGAAGGCCTTCGAGGCCGAGCCGCTGCACCCCGACGGCAACCTCGTCCGCCACATCCCGCTCCGCTACGGCGACCCGGAGGCCACCGGCGAGGTGGTCGTGGACGGCCTCTACCGCATCGGCCGCCAGGACCCCGCGCCCATCGGCGCCGAGGCCGGCCTCGCCGTGCCCCGGCCGGACGGCGGCGTCGAGCTGTACACCGCCTCCACCGACCCGCACACCGACCGCGACCTCGCCGCCGCCTGCTTCGGCCTGGAGCCGGACCGGGTACGGGTCGTGGTGACCGGCGTCCCCGGCGCCACCGGCGACCGCGAGGACCCCGGCTTCCAGATCCCGCTGGGCCTGCTCGCCCTGCGCACCGGCTGCCCGGTGAAGCTCGCCGCCACCCGCGAGGAGTCCTTCCTCGGTCACGCCCACCGCCACCCGACCCTTTTGCGTTACCGTCACCACGCGGACGCCGAGGGTCGGTTGGTGAAGGTGGAGGCCCAAATCCTTCTGGACGCCGGGGCGTACGCCGACTCGTCCTCCGAATCCCTCGCGGCAGCGGTCGCGTTCGCATGCGGTCCGTACGTCGTGCCGCACGCCTTCATCGAGGGCTGGGCCGTCCGCACGAACAACCCGCCCTCCGGACACGTCCGGGGCGAGGGTGCGATGCAGGTGTGCGCCGCGTACGAGGGCCAGATGGACAAGCTGGCCGCCAAGCTGGGCATCGAACCCGCCGAGATCCGGCTCCGCAACACCCTGTCCACCGGCGACCTGCTGCCGACCGGGCAGACCGTCACCTGCCCCGCCCCCGTCGCCGAACTCCTCGAAGCGGTGCGGGACTTCCCGCTGCCCACACTGCCGAAGGACACCCCCGAGGAGGAGTGGCTGCTGCCCGGCGGCCCGGAGGGCGCCGGTGAGCCCGGAGCCGTACGCCGAGGGGTCGGGTACGCGCTGGGCATGGTCCACATGCTGGGGGCGGAGGGCACCGACGAGGTCTCGACCGCCACCGTGCGGGTCCACGACGGCATCGCCACCGTGCTCTGCGCGGCGGTGGAGACGGGCCAGGGCTTCACCACCCTCGCCCGCCAGATCGTGCAGGAGACCCTCGGTATCGAAGAGGTCCACGTCGCCGCCGTCGACACCGACCAGCCGCCGGCCGGGCCGGCCACCCACGGCCGGCACACCTGGGTCTCCGGCGGGGCGGTGGAGCGCGCCGCGAAGATGGTCCGCACCCAGCTGCTCCAGCCGCTGGCCCACAAGTTCGGCATGTCCGTGGAGCTGCTCCAGATCGCCGACGGCAAGATCACGTCCTACGACGGGGTGCTCTCCACCACGGTCACCGAGGCGCTGGACGGCAAGGAGCTCTGGGCGACCGCCCAGTGCCGCCCGCACCCCACCGAGCCGCTGGACGAGTCCGGGCAGGGCGACGCCTTCGTCGGGCTCGCGTTCTGCGCGGTCCGCGCGGTGGTCGACGTCGACATCGAGCTCGGCTCGGTCCGGGTGGTCGAGATGGCCGTCGCCCAGGACGTCGGCCGGGTCCTCAACCCGGCCCAGCTCGCCGCGCGCATCGAGGCGGGGGTCACCCAGGGCATCGGCGCCGCGCTCACCGAGAACCTCCGCACCGCCCGGGGCCTGGTCCGCCACCCCGACCTCACCGGGTACGCGCTGCCGACGGCCCTGGACGCCCCGGACATCCGCATCGTGAAGCTGGTCGAGGAGCGCGACGTGCTCGCCCCCTTCGGCGCCAAGCCCGTCTCGGCGGTGCCCGTGGTCACCTCCCCGGCGGCGGTGGCCGCCGCCGTCCGCGCGGCGACCGGGCGCCCGATCAACCGGCTCCCGGTGCGCCCCCAGGCGGCGGTCGCGGCGGCTCCCAAGAGCTGA
- a CDS encoding HU family DNA-binding protein has product MNRSELVAALADRAEVTRKDADAVLAALAETVGEIVAKGDEKVTIPGFLTFERTHRAARTARNPQTGDPINIPAGYSVKVSAGSKLKEAAKGK; this is encoded by the coding sequence ATGAACCGCAGTGAGCTGGTGGCCGCCCTGGCCGACCGTGCCGAGGTGACCCGCAAGGACGCCGACGCCGTGCTGGCCGCGCTCGCCGAGACCGTCGGTGAGATCGTCGCCAAGGGCGACGAGAAGGTCACCATCCCCGGCTTCCTGACCTTCGAGCGCACCCACCGTGCCGCTCGCACCGCTCGTAACCCGCAGACCGGCGACCCGATCAACATCCCGGCCGGCTACAGCGTGAAGGTCTCCGCGGGCTCCAAGCTCAAGGAAGCCGCCAAGGGCAAGTAA
- a CDS encoding xanthine dehydrogenase family protein subunit M has translation MTTHAPQATQSVTMPASIDEAVAALGAMPAAVPVAGGTDLMAAVNQGLLRPSGLVGLGRISELRGWNYQDGHALLGAGLTHARMGRPDFAALIPALAASARAAGPPQIRNAGTLGGNIASAAPSGDTLPVLAALEAELVIAGPGGRRREMPVSYLLAGRELLEPAELIAFVRVPLLHAPQVFLKATGRTGPGRAVASVAIVLDPARRGVRCAVGAIAPMPLRPLEAEQWIASLIDWDGARGLAPDALAAFGEYVAAACIPDQVPSAEGEAPPPLPPAVLHLRRTVAALARRALGRALS, from the coding sequence TTGACCACGCACGCACCGCAGGCGACGCAGTCGGTGACCATGCCTGCATCGATCGACGAGGCTGTGGCAGCCCTCGGCGCCATGCCCGCCGCGGTTCCGGTGGCCGGTGGAACCGACCTCATGGCGGCCGTCAACCAGGGCCTGCTGCGCCCTTCGGGACTCGTCGGGCTCGGCCGCATCAGCGAGCTGCGTGGCTGGAACTACCAGGACGGCCACGCCCTCCTCGGCGCCGGCCTCACCCACGCCCGGATGGGCCGCCCCGACTTCGCCGCCCTGATCCCCGCCCTCGCCGCCTCCGCGCGCGCAGCGGGCCCGCCCCAGATCCGCAACGCCGGCACCCTCGGCGGCAACATCGCGAGCGCGGCGCCGAGCGGCGACACCCTGCCCGTGCTGGCCGCCCTGGAGGCCGAGCTGGTCATCGCCGGCCCCGGCGGACGCCGCCGCGAGATGCCGGTCTCCTATCTGCTCGCCGGCCGTGAACTGCTCGAACCCGCGGAACTGATCGCCTTCGTCCGGGTCCCGCTGCTGCACGCCCCCCAGGTCTTCCTCAAGGCCACCGGACGCACCGGACCCGGCCGGGCCGTGGCCTCCGTCGCGATCGTCCTCGACCCGGCCCGCCGCGGGGTGCGGTGCGCGGTCGGCGCCATCGCGCCGATGCCGCTGCGCCCGCTGGAGGCCGAGCAGTGGATCGCCTCGCTCATCGACTGGGACGGCGCGCGCGGTCTGGCCCCGGACGCGCTGGCCGCCTTCGGCGAGTACGTCGCCGCGGCCTGCATCCCGGACCAGGTACCGTCGGCCGAAGGGGAGGCACCACCACCGCTGCCACCCGCCGTTCTGCACCTGCGGCGCACCGTCGCCGCGCTGGCCCGGCGCGCGCTGGGGAGGGCACTGTCGTGA